The following proteins are co-located in the Polymorphospora rubra genome:
- a CDS encoding DUF402 domain-containing protein: MRFEPGQLIVHRNVRRGRIGWVRTARVVSDEPRGLLLWIDRGSAVANEVADDGRGMRAMPFAEWTRRSYRLLPGRWSGPPVLKFLPVGAAHSVWWFRDEAGVFANWYVNLEEPGIRWHDGPLAGVDMVDQDLDVVVRPDLSWQWKDEEEFTERLAFPEHYWVHDAEAVRAEGKRVIALAEAGAFPFDGTWCDFVPDPGWHPSAALPDGWDRPPAAR; this comes from the coding sequence ATGCGTTTCGAGCCCGGCCAGTTGATCGTGCACCGCAACGTCCGGCGGGGGCGGATCGGCTGGGTACGGACCGCGCGGGTGGTCAGCGACGAACCGCGCGGGCTGCTGCTCTGGATCGACCGGGGCTCGGCGGTGGCCAACGAGGTCGCCGACGACGGTCGCGGGATGCGGGCGATGCCGTTCGCCGAGTGGACCCGCCGTTCCTACCGGCTGCTGCCGGGCCGGTGGAGCGGGCCGCCGGTGCTGAAGTTCCTCCCGGTCGGTGCCGCCCATTCGGTCTGGTGGTTCCGCGACGAGGCCGGCGTCTTCGCGAACTGGTACGTCAACCTCGAGGAACCCGGGATCCGTTGGCACGACGGACCGCTCGCCGGTGTCGACATGGTCGACCAGGACCTCGACGTCGTGGTCCGGCCCGACCTGTCGTGGCAGTGGAAGGACGAGGAGGAGTTCACCGAGCGGCTCGCCTTCCCGGAGCACTACTGGGTCCACGACGCCGAGGCGGTCCGGGCCGAGGGCAAGCGGGTGATCGCGCTGGCGGAGGCCGGGGCGTTCCCGTTCGACGGCACGTGGTGCGACTTCGTGCCCGATCCGGGCTGGCACCCGTCGGCCGCCCTGCCGGACGGCTGGGACCGGCCGCCGGCCGCACGCTGA
- the rpsP gene encoding 30S ribosomal protein S16, whose amino-acid sequence MAVKIRLLRMGKIRNPQYRIVVADSRTKRDGRAIEYVGIYHPKEHPSVIEVKSDRVQHWLSVGAQPSEAVQRLLEKTGDWQKFKGLPAPPPLLTKAEKADRKATYEAEAQAAAGVAPTPAKSTKKKADEPAKAEEPAAADSGEQA is encoded by the coding sequence GTGGCCGTAAAGATCCGGCTTCTGCGGATGGGGAAGATCCGCAACCCGCAGTACCGCATCGTCGTCGCCGACTCGCGCACCAAGCGTGACGGTCGGGCGATCGAGTACGTCGGTATCTACCACCCGAAGGAGCACCCTTCGGTGATCGAGGTCAAGTCCGATCGCGTGCAGCACTGGCTGTCCGTCGGCGCCCAGCCGAGCGAGGCCGTCCAGCGCCTGCTCGAGAAGACCGGCGACTGGCAGAAGTTCAAGGGCCTGCCGGCGCCGCCGCCGCTGCTGACCAAGGCGGAGAAGGCCGACCGCAAGGCCACCTACGAGGCCGAGGCCCAGGCCGCCGCCGGTGTCGCCCCGACCCCGGCGAAGTCCACCAAGAAGAAGGCCGACGAGCCGGCGAAGGCCGAGGAGCCGGCCGCCGCGGACTCCGGTGAGCAGGCCTGA
- a CDS encoding RNA-binding protein, whose product MALRPALEHLVKGIVDHPDDVRVRLVDSRRGKRLEVRVHPEDLGTVIGRGGRTAKALRQVIGSIGGRGVRVDIVDSY is encoded by the coding sequence GTGGCGTTGCGGCCCGCGCTCGAGCACCTGGTCAAGGGCATCGTCGACCACCCCGACGACGTACGGGTGCGGCTCGTCGACTCCCGGCGGGGCAAGCGCCTCGAGGTCCGTGTGCACCCGGAAGACCTGGGCACCGTGATCGGCCGGGGCGGGCGCACCGCGAAGGCCCTGCGCCAGGTGATCGGCTCGATCGGTGGGCGCGGCGTGCGCGTCGACATCGTCGACTCGTACTGA
- the rimM gene encoding ribosome maturation factor RimM (Essential for efficient processing of 16S rRNA), with protein sequence MRLIVGRIGRPHGIRGEVTVEVRTDEPETRFAAGSVLVTDPAASPVTPAPSAPGHLVRVPDRLTVESIRWHQGRLLVCFEGVVDRNVAEVLRDTILTVDSADVAAPTDPDEFNDHQLVGLTVVDPAGETLGEVARIDHAPASDLLVVRRPDGRTALIPFVKAIVPEVDLAGGRVVVDPPGGLLDL encoded by the coding sequence ATGCGCCTCATCGTCGGCCGTATCGGCCGGCCGCACGGCATCCGCGGTGAGGTCACCGTCGAGGTGCGGACCGATGAGCCCGAGACGCGTTTCGCCGCCGGGTCGGTGTTGGTCACCGACCCGGCGGCGTCGCCGGTCACCCCGGCGCCGTCCGCTCCCGGTCACCTCGTACGGGTTCCCGACCGGTTGACCGTCGAGTCGATCCGGTGGCACCAGGGCCGGCTGCTGGTCTGCTTCGAAGGGGTCGTCGACCGTAACGTCGCCGAGGTGCTGCGCGACACGATCCTGACGGTCGACAGCGCCGACGTGGCCGCGCCCACCGACCCGGACGAGTTCAACGACCACCAGCTCGTCGGGCTGACCGTGGTCGACCCGGCCGGCGAGACGCTGGGCGAGGTGGCCCGGATCGACCACGCGCCCGCCTCCGACCTGCTGGTCGTGCGCCGCCCGGACGGGCGTACCGCGTTGATTCCCTTCGTCAAGGCCATCGTGCCCGAGGTCGACCTGGCCGGTGGCCGGGTCGTGGTCGACCCTCCCGGCGGGCTGCTCGACCTGTGA
- the rplS gene encoding 50S ribosomal protein L19 — protein MNTLDALDAQSQRTDIPAFRAGDTVKVHARVIEGNRSRVQIFQGVVIRRQGSGLRETFTVRKISFAVGVERTYPVNSPAIDRVEVVTRGDVRRAKLYYLRELRGKKAKIKEKREKVSAPVA, from the coding sequence ATGAACACCCTGGACGCGTTGGACGCCCAGTCGCAGCGGACCGACATTCCCGCCTTCCGGGCCGGTGACACCGTCAAGGTGCACGCCCGGGTCATCGAGGGCAACCGGTCCCGGGTCCAGATCTTCCAGGGCGTCGTGATCCGCCGCCAGGGATCGGGCCTGCGGGAGACCTTCACCGTACGCAAGATCAGCTTTGCGGTCGGGGTGGAGCGGACCTACCCGGTGAACAGCCCCGCCATCGACCGCGTCGAGGTGGTGACCCGCGGTGACGTCCGCCGGGCCAAGCTCTACTACCTTCGTGAGCTGCGGGGCAAGAAGGCCAAGATCAAGGAGAAGCGGGAGAAGGTCTCGGCTCCGGTCGCCTGA
- the lepB gene encoding signal peptidase I, with protein MDAEDDLRDEVEPWRRRADRRRQRKPMPLWQELPLLLVVAFCLAVLIRTFLLQAFYIPSGSMEDTLLVGDRVLVNKVVYDMRDPVRGEVVVFRGTAAWAPQLEEEPEGGFFAQLGRTLGDLVGVSRPGEKDFIKRVIGVPGDRVQCCDEQGRLTVNGHPLDESGYVSRNSPLDLPPAANDCGPRRFEEIVVPPGQLFVMGDHRLVSQDARCQGPVPIDNVIGRAFAVVWPYSQWSSLSVPETFETVPQSVALAPEATPSKSDNPGGFAVVVPVVGSFLFAARSRLRSPSRRRRLVP; from the coding sequence GTGGACGCGGAAGACGACCTGCGGGACGAGGTCGAGCCCTGGCGTCGTCGGGCCGATCGTCGACGCCAGCGCAAACCCATGCCCCTGTGGCAGGAACTGCCGCTGCTGCTCGTCGTCGCCTTCTGCCTCGCGGTGTTGATCCGCACCTTTCTGCTCCAGGCGTTCTACATCCCGTCCGGGTCGATGGAGGACACCCTCCTCGTCGGCGACCGGGTCCTGGTCAACAAGGTCGTCTACGACATGCGGGACCCGGTGCGCGGCGAGGTCGTGGTGTTCCGGGGCACCGCGGCGTGGGCGCCGCAGTTGGAGGAGGAGCCGGAGGGCGGGTTCTTCGCCCAGCTCGGCCGTACGCTCGGCGACCTCGTCGGGGTGAGCCGGCCCGGCGAGAAGGATTTCATCAAGCGGGTCATCGGGGTGCCCGGCGACCGCGTCCAGTGCTGCGACGAGCAGGGCCGGCTCACCGTCAACGGTCATCCGCTCGACGAATCCGGCTACGTGTCGCGGAACTCGCCGCTCGACCTGCCGCCGGCCGCCAACGACTGCGGGCCGCGGCGGTTCGAGGAGATCGTCGTACCGCCGGGGCAGCTCTTCGTCATGGGCGACCACCGGCTCGTGTCGCAGGACGCCCGGTGCCAGGGGCCGGTGCCGATCGACAACGTGATCGGCCGTGCGTTCGCGGTGGTGTGGCCGTACTCGCAGTGGAGCAGCCTGTCGGTGCCGGAGACGTTCGAGACCGTGCCGCAGTCCGTCGCGCTGGCGCCCGAGGCGACACCCAGCAAGTCCGATAACCCGGGAGGTTTCGCCGTTGTTGTGCCTGTTGTGGGTAGTTTCCTGTTCGCCGCGCGTTCCCGACTCCGGTCACCGTCGCGTCGTCGTAGGCTCGTCCCGTGA
- the lepB gene encoding signal peptidase I, which yields MIDEQTDKPKSSFWRELPILLGVAILVAVLVRAFVIQTFYIPSQSMEHTLDINDRVLVNKLVYNFRSPERGEIIVFRAPGEWHGGEEGSDFIKRVIAVGGDRVVCCDPQERLMINGHSLDEPYIFSEGGVSDPAASQEFDVIIPPGRLWMMGDHRSASGDSLEHWNRSQDIDTATIPEDAVVGRAFVLFWPFGRATWLSVPDTYDSVPGPQS from the coding sequence GTGATTGACGAGCAGACCGACAAGCCCAAGAGTTCGTTCTGGCGCGAGCTGCCCATCCTGCTCGGCGTGGCGATCCTCGTCGCCGTCCTGGTGCGGGCGTTCGTCATCCAGACCTTCTACATCCCGTCGCAGTCGATGGAGCACACCCTCGACATCAACGACCGGGTGCTGGTCAACAAGCTCGTCTACAACTTCCGGTCGCCGGAACGGGGCGAGATCATCGTCTTCCGCGCGCCCGGTGAATGGCACGGCGGCGAGGAGGGCTCGGACTTCATCAAACGGGTCATCGCGGTCGGCGGCGACCGGGTGGTCTGCTGCGACCCGCAGGAACGCTTGATGATCAACGGGCACTCGCTCGACGAGCCCTACATCTTCTCCGAGGGCGGGGTCTCCGATCCGGCGGCGAGCCAGGAGTTCGACGTGATCATCCCGCCGGGTCGGCTGTGGATGATGGGCGACCACCGGTCGGCCTCGGGCGACTCGCTGGAGCACTGGAACCGCTCGCAGGACATCGACACCGCCACGATCCCGGAGGATGCCGTCGTCGGGCGGGCGTTCGTGCTCTTCTGGCCGTTCGGCCGGGCCACCTGGCTGTCGGTCCCCGACACGTACGACTCGGTGCCCGGCCCGCAGAGCTGA